The Xenopus tropicalis strain Nigerian chromosome 1, UCB_Xtro_10.0, whole genome shotgun sequence DNA segment TTACACCATTCCCAGCACCTCTGAGCACACATTCTGGGACTTACATATACAGGTAGAACTAGAATGCCAGCCATAGCACTGCATTGTCCCTCTTTGCCATAAAAGCCACCTGTGAATAATAGGATTGTATTTAGTTCTAAAGATACATATGTGTATGACACGTGCACTGTTGGTCACTGATGTTTATCTTTCAGATTACCAGATGCAGGAGAGCCCTTACAGACTGGTCACCTGGTCCCTGGATGAAAATTATCTTAAAGAATATGGTGAATTTTTCAGAAACAGCAAATACAACTTAAAGGGCAGGTGAGTCAAATAGAGAAACATCCATTTTTTACAAATGCTCCTGATTTAAGTACTAGGGTACTAAGGGGTGCAGATCATGAcatttattgctcattcaataagGACTTGCATTAGCAGccttgctgtgctctgcaccttacaCCACATTAAAAATCCTGCATCAGGTCCGGAGAACATTATTGATGGGTGCAAGGCTgccttccttcccccccccccgccattggGTTATGTATCATTTTCTGCAATATAATGGAGGCCATTTCCTAATACATTCATATACAGACAACTTTAGGTGTCTTCCTCCACTGTGTTAAGTTTTACCTACAATTGTCCTTTTTTGCAACTATGTTATTTCACGGGTTCCAATGGTGGAATTGTATTGTATCAACAAGATGTACACTGATACTGAGTGGGGTGTGCCAAGCACAAACTTTAAGCACAGACCTGGTTTTACTCATGGCCTAATGGAGGTCAATGATTGCATAGGAATGATTGGTGCATTGGTGCCTGATAGTAAcaccaaagctggccatacacaagccgatgAAAGCTGCTGACCTGGTCCCTCCAGACAAAGCTCAGCTTATCAGTTCATGTATGGAACCAACCGATGAACCTGTTTGCCCCATATCTGGCTAAATATTGGCCACTTATCATACAGACGGGTTTGAAAATTCAGCAGCTGAGGAGCACTTCAGtaagttgatgcagtcctcattgAATGGGCCACCAAAGGTTCCAGCTTATGGGAGTCCAATTATCAGGCCCATTATCAGTTCCATTTGTTTGGTGACCATAACACTCCATGGAAGTGTTACAAGGGGCTAAAGTGTCCTTGAGCTAACACCATTCTATCcccttatagcagggatccccagccatTTTTACTATTGAGCCACacaaatttaaacattttggtgagccacaaaagcatgaaaaggggggtgccaaattaacggctgcgattggctatttggtaaccccatgtggactggcagcctgcaggaggctctgcttggagtaaaactgtaactctgtgcttccaaaacttgtctccaagtcagagattttaaaatgggcacctagtTAGAGGCCACTGGAAAGAAACATCAAGGGGTAGTGCCACAGGCCACTGGTTTTAGATCAGTTACTTACAGTGACTTGTAATGACTGGAGTAGCAGTAAATAAAGAGGAGCTGACTCTCCAGACTAATATAGaatgcgttaaaaattgtatcaCTTATTTTTTGGGACTTAACAATCgcttcactaaaaggacaggcgtcataattaagaagcaatgttctttgcgtaatttatcttgcgatgagcgattttcttgagTTATTTCCCGCCACGCGCAATATATTTCACCtcatgcgatattagcgcacgctattacgcacgtaaccattactttctgaaaactactgttctgaaaatgcccatttctctgaaaactggcggctgcatcactctagggccaacacagaaaAAATACGTCTGCAAACTCCATGTGGTGTTgacaaaagctcatgaaccacaattttctttaagtaccgcctgccccaagtaggtgttaatattcgcagagactaatgcgatattgcgtttaacgcttcatatgtgtttgtgaatcatgtgttactactatttctattcactaatgcgatagaaataacgctttgctaTAGTGCATTTTTTGCGATATGCGTCTtagtgcatgcgatatgcatcttaacgcatgcgaaatgaatttgatgaatcggtacttaattatcacgtgctttttaacgcaaaaaagcatgtgataagcggtATCACCCTTtcgtgaatcggccccattatcTTTAAACCACCACGATCTAAGAATCATCTGTCACAAtggtttattatatatacagaatagCTTAAATGTTTATTGAAAGAATTACcagcacagttttttttattatttttccagtGATGAAGTTTCTTCTCATTTGGGTCTCTTTACCCATCTGTCACGCCAGTGCAAGATGATATTTAACCAGACGTCCATCTTGAACTTATTAAAGGAGGAGAAGTATGACATTGCGGTGATAGATTCTTGCAATCCCTGCTCCTTTCTGGTTTCTGAGAAGTTAGGAATCCCCTTCATTGCTACTCACCCCTTTGCACTAAAAAATGCTTGGCATTCAGGAATACCGAACCTGCTGTCCATTATGCCAGCGTATCAGTCCCAACTAACTGACCACATGAACTTCTTTGAAcgggtaaaaaatgtttttttttacattgactcAGCTGTATTTGACTGCAAAATTCACTCATTATTTGATGATGTTATTGAAGAGCATTTCCCAGTAGGTTCCAGACCAACCTTTGTGGAACTCTACAAGAAAACAGCACTCTGGATGTATAATACAGACTTTACCATTGAATTTCCCCATGCTTTTTTTCCAAATGTTCTGTACATTGGAGGTGTATTGGCAAAACCAGCAAAGCCTGTCTCACAGGTGAGTGCTCTTTTCTTGTTCAATATTCCTAGTCAGTTTTTACACAGACATTAAGCAGCGATGAGcagttcattttcatttttaaaattgatgtgTATGTGTTTTTACTGTATTCAAgttgttcacattttttaaataataaaagtacCCGGTGCCAGTTTTTTGTTGAATTAGAAAAAATCTTGAAGATATCATTTTTGATAGAGCCACTTCTTTATTGGGGAAGCATGTCTAGATTAAAAAACTCTCTGAGAAATATAATACAAAGGTTATAGAGCCCAGAAAGGGATTTATAAAAGATTGCCAAACTATTGGACATCAATCATTCCACTCCCCTGATGGTTATCTGCAAGAGAAGATGATTTCAAACTGCCAAATAGCCCAGGCCAGGCTGCCCTACCAAGTGGAGCCCAAAACCAAAATTTAAGATGGATAAAGAAGTCCTAGTAATTTCGTCACAGGATCTACAAGTAGCTCTCACTGCTATGGATGTCAAGGTGCATGAGTTTGCCATTACAGATTAGCTCTACATGGGAGGTGAGCCATGAAGAATTCTTTTGCTGTTCAGAATGAAGATTAGGGCAAGACTAACATTTGCCCAGAACCACTTGGGCAAAGACCAGGACTTCTGAAACAGTGTGCTGTGGATAGGTGAGGCAAACATTAATATTTCATCAAAAGGATCTGATATTAGCTGTAAAGGATGGTGCTGAAAAAGTTATAGTTTGGAGCTCCTTTGGTGCATCAGGGCCTTTGGAGTCCACCACCACATGAATTCTTCATTGTAGCAGGGAGTAAAGCTCAACCAAAAGTTAACCTTATAACATGACAGTGACCCTAAACATTACAGTAAATCCACCAAGGAATGgctaaatgtttaaatgaatcaGTGGTTGTAAAATGGTCAACCCAAAGTCTAGATCTAAATCCCACAGAATTGCTATGGGGTAATTTGAAATACGCTGTATATGAGGAAACTCCTCATACATCGTCCAGCTGAAAAAATCTTACACGGAggcatatgtatttatgtatatttttattgatataaCAATACTTATTTACACGGCACtatacagcagaacaatacataATAGACAAAACAGGGAtcattacaataaaaatacaattgaatacaatgtacagttaCATTAATGATTAACTGCTTAAAGagacaataggaaggaggtccctgccctgtagaacaTTCTAAGTGTAAAACATGTAAACATCTCTCCCAGTCAATGTCAGAGCTCGGTTACAAGAACTTCTCATGAGGCTATATCTGCCAAATTGGGGGATATACCAGGTATTAGGTATTTCCACAGAAGAAAATGACATATCTTAATTTCATTCTTAATGTCATTTCTTAAATGACTGCAAAATCAAGTTTGTGTGTTTTACAGGAATTGGAGCACTTTATCTCTCAGTCAGGAGAGCATGGGTTTATCCTTGTGACATTTGGCTCCATGATACCATCCAATCCACTCACTGAGTTTGTGAAGGAAATGAACGAGGGTTTTGCAAAAATCCCGCAAAAAGTCATCTGGAGATACCGAATAACAGAGTGGCCGAAAGAACTACAGTTGGCCCCAAATGTGAAAATAATGAATTGGATTTCTCAGAATGATCTCCTGGGTAAAAAATTCAATTTCTTTTGTATTATGTTCCAAAACAGGTACAATTCTACACACCGTCATGACTGGTCTAAGAGAGTTTTGATGTATGTGATCTCACTACTATAATAGTTGTTGTTTAGTTTTATACAGCTATGATGGGATAAAAAAACTAACCACAAGCCATGCCATGTCACTAGCAGTGTCGCATTACTGCTGGAACCATTATATCCACTCCTGTGATGTTTGGTCGAACTTAGTTGTTACACACTGCAGCCCCATAAAGGGAAtggttattttatatttaacaagTGATAAACACTGTATTGCTTACACATTCTTTTGTTCTCTATGTTTCATGACAGGACACCCCAAGGCTCGTCTTCTGGTCACTCATGCAGGGATAAACAGCGTGCAGGAAGCTATCTATGACGGGGTACCTATGGTGGCAATACCCCTTTTTTATGATCAGTTTGACAATGCAGTACGGATAAAGGCAAAACATTTGGGAACATTTATTTCATCAGATCAACTGAAAGCTGAGAAACTGGCAAATGCTATTAGGCATGTAATAGAAGATAAAAGGTATTTGTCTCTaatctacagtatattataattactgcagtattatATTATTTACCATAGTGTTACTCAGCTCTGTTCCTTATCACTACTGGTGCATTGTCCCAGCCATTAATAGACAAGGAAACCCAAATTCACTGGGTGTGCCAATATGTAGGGTAacctctagtgcagtgctgtccaacttctattgtaccgagggccggaatttttccgacctacgtggtggagtgccgataatggaagccagttttgaccactcccctttttgaaaccgcacccacttgaaaccacacccatgttatcacatgaccatacctatattaatggttgaagtacagcaaaaacctgtcatactctgcctaccctaccctgcctgtgtgccatactctgcctgccctaccctgcctttgtgtgtgccatactctgccttccctaccctgcctgtgtgtgccatactctgcctgccctaccctgcctttgtgtgtgccatactctgccttccctaccctgcctgtgtgtgccatactctgccttccctaccctgcctgtgtgtgccatactctgcctgccctaccctgcctgcgtgccatactttcactgtgtgtgccattcttggctggtttgtgccatacttggcctgtgtgtgccatacgctgcctgccctaccctgcctgtgtgtgccatactctgccttccctaccctgcctgtgtgtgccatactctgcctgccctaccctgcctgcgtgccatactttcactgtgtgtgccattcttggctggtttgtgccaaacttggcctgtgtgtgccatactctgcctgccctactctgcctgtgtgtgccatactctgccttccctaccctgcctgtgtgtgccatactctgcttgccctatgctgcctgtgtgtatggcacacacaggcagcatacagtgacacaatgctggcactgctcctacagtctgcacaataactatatattaaaaacagcCATTAATAGACAAGGAAACCCAAATTCACTGGGTGTGCCAATATGTAGGGTAACCTAGTGAATTCAGCCTATAAGGTTTTTTTCCAAGACTGGTGCTACTTTAGGAAAAGAAAATTCACTGGCCCCAGGAACATTGTAGAGCAGGGTCACATTGCCGTCCTTGTTACCTTTTCCAAGTGTTCCTCAGCACTTACACCTGTGCCATAAGAGTaacattttctcattttactCAAAAACCATTCATTTAGTGCCTTCTGCTGCAACATTATTTTACCCCAACATATCCTCCCAACAAACATCTACACCAGATATTGATAAATTTACTCTTAAACTGGGAATGGCAAATCAGTAGATATGGGTCAACCCCGTAGGTCACTGGTAATACTTATGGTAAAAGCTTATTTGCTCTACTAGGTAATccgtaaaggagaagtaaagttacATTCATtgggggccaaaatgttaggcaccccccatgGACTATAATAGCTTACCCTTggccggtgcttctgttaggagaaaactgcactggctggtCTGTATACAACAAAGCAATCCCCTTTGGTCTTTACGCATGCACAGTTGAGTGAAAagttgaactttaacaaaaaagccgtcTCTTCGCTCAACTGCGCATGGGCGGGCCCCCGGGATCTCATCAAAAGTAGAAGAATGAAGAGGATCGCTCAACCTGCAGAAActccaggggtttcaggtaagcgattacaatcactgggggtgccaaacagtCGCACTAAgctgcctgcagaaggaaactttgcacaacatCAGAAAACTGAAGCGATCTGAAAGCCTTTTAACTGCCACTTATTGTTGCTGGTGGgaggcatttcagagtggttagtagCCTGCAACAGCAAATATCTATCACGGCAACTAACGCACTCTGTGGGACATCTGCCTTAAGCAGAGTCGGAAGGCCAGTAATGGGGTGATTTAAGTAGAATGCTTATCTGATGTCCTAGGTATTCTTGTAACTATAGTAAGCTGGCATTCCCAATGTTTAACAAATCTGTTACTTGTTATTAGGTTATAAAGGCTGTGACCAAATGCTGGACCTCAAAGGGGGGGATGAAGCCAGTGGCCCACAATAAATAATTTGTACTTGTCTATGTTGGATTTTAACTAATGAGTCAGTAATTCATCTTTACATAGATTAATGTGCAAAAGTGATTTTCCTTTCTCACATATTACCCATCACAATATATTGAATTAGATATCGGTGCCTCATTCTTATcctatttaaaggttaaatgctGCGTTTTTCTTAGATGCTGTATAAATGTATGCAGTAGATTTGTCACAAAGCATTGTATATATACCTACAGCTACAAGAACTCAGCAATGCACTTCAGCCTGATACAGAGGTCACAGACTTTTCCCAAGGAGCAGCAAATAGTGCGATGGGTGGAGCACATTGTAACAGTGGGAGGAACCAATCACCTTATTCCATACTCCTACCAGCAACCCCTGTATCAGCAGTATCTTCTGGACGtcattttatttgtgtgtgtgtgtttcattggGGCCTGTTACCTTACTGTGAAGGTACTGAGGCTATTCATCCAAAGGCTTTGTTCTGTCAGAAAggtaaaacaaaattaaaggCTCATTTTTATAGTAACATACAGCTTGTGTCAACAAATtgacaacaataaaaataaccTCTGCACAATTATGTAACCGTGCATAACATGTTTTTAACAATGCAATATCCATAAAACTCTACCACTGCATTGTCTGTTACTCATTGTTTGTTTATTAAGAGCTAATACAAACCTAGATCGGTTCCATTTATCCCCTTGTCCAATAATGATTCTTCTTCTTAACCAGGGGGTCCCATATGTGTTTCTGTTTTCAAGCTCACTTTGAGCCCTTTTAACCTCACCTGTACTCAGATTAGGGTTACTGCTTTATCTTGGTTCATTGGCAGGAAGTAAAACTTTTATAGACTGGGCCAGTATACCCAATATATCTCTGCCTtgcatataaataagctgccattCCAGCTTAGTTGGTAAACTTGTGGTGTAGCCATTTTTCAGTTAAAAATTAGTTATAACATGGGATGGTGAAGAGGACTGAGGATTTATTAAAGAGTTTTATAACCAATACAAGCCAACGGTTTGACAACTCTTCCTGGTCATGTGGCCCAAACAATTCATTCTTGGCGACTTATACCGTTAAATTTGCATGTATCCAAAGGGATACatttgtatttaaaggaaaaagaaaggtaaagtcaaaatgttaggcacccccaagtgactttaaccgcctaccttttaccccgggctggtgccgctgtcaggagaaaacagcaccagcccggggtagcagcgagcacttcctccttccggcttcgctgcgcgcgcatgcgcagtagagtgaaaagccgaacttaaacatttaagtcggctttttcgctctactgtgcatgcccggccaccggcagtttaggaagctgaaggcggaaggaggaagtgctgcgctccaggtaccccgggctggtgctattttctccgaacaggggcaccagcccggggtacaaggtaagcggttaaagtcacttgggggtgcttaacattttggcacccccaagtgactttgcctttccttctcctttaaaatggacctgtcacccagacataaaaatctgtataataaaagtcctaaaataaattaaacaagaaacccaaattaatttctatattaacacatccaaccccattataaaggcatttaaaaatcccagctgtcaatcatatattgcctgccccttaggcatagaggcagggcagacaaatacattaactttcaattcagctctcactttcccccttcctcctaaccatctaattgtgtagccagtgcatgggcctgggcatctggtcccccattctggcatataCACAAGATtgtggggtgatacaaagcttgtcttaataacagtgtctacaaaatggcagctgcctatttgatgtgattgtgtaattccaggactgaaggaaacaagatttatattacttttatatagtgtaagtgaagtttattttgcttaactaacacaatagaaaagaatttaaaattatttcttagggtgacaggtcccctttaatgcctaCCCTATAATTCCCATCTTTTACCATATCCCAAAGGCCTATAAGGATCTGATAAACTCCCATGGCAGGGCCATTGTCTCTGGAGTTAATATTAATACTGCTGTTTCCCTTAACTCTGCTAAGTGGTGCAACAAGATTAGTTTGGTCACCTCTTTATGTACCTGTATAAATCATGTTTTGGTTGTAGCTaaactcaaactttatttttttttgcacatagaTAATTTATTTTGGGAGCTATTTCTTTCATTTTAGAGCAGAATTAATTTTTATTTGAGGGAGAATATTTTAGACAGACCCACGGTACTCCCATGGGCACTATTCTTGCCCCTAGCTCTGCGGGCCTGCCTATTGACCTCTGGGATTAGGATAATATATAGGTTGTACTGCCCTCATGTATCATTTTGAAAGCAATGATATTGTTATGATTTGGGAAGGCACAAAGGAGGCATTAGAGTTATACATTCATTTTCTTGACAATAATAGGAATATCATATTGATGATTTACTCTTTGGCAAATgtgtttcaatatttatttataagaaaaattTAAGGAAGATTGGTCACTTTTTACACTTGTTAATTTATATTTTCCAATGGGAAGAAGCTTCACTGATATTAAGGATTTTGATTAGCAAGCCTTTGTGGTGAACAGCAGATTTGTGGAGAAAGGATACAAATAGGAGAACTTGGACAGTGCTGGATAGGAACACCCTTTTACTCATTAAGGCTGAGAACCCACGGGGAGGTTTAGTCACCCGTGGTAGATCTCTGCTACTAACCACTCCACTTGCCtttttcactggcaacaataggaatgACCGGTGGAAAGGCCATCACATCGCTTTGGTATTCCAAAGTCACACgtagtttcctcctgcaggcaacttcacatgacttcagaaaacaaagtggTGCAAAGGGCTTTGGACTGGCGACTTTTGGACCGGTTACTCGCCGGCgacagcagagatctatcgagAGGCGACTGGACCGCTTCGTGGGTTCTTAGCCTTATAACTTTAAAAGCAAATGAGAACTACAGGCAGTACAAGTTAGGATAAAGGAACACTTAGGAAAGATTAAGTAAAAGGGAAAAGAATAAAGAAGATACCACATATTTGTATGAGTATTCCAAATGAGTAAGGAAGGAATAGAGAAGCTGCTTTTATATAAGGAGCATgaaccaaagttttttttttattaaagatttaaaCAATTTAGGAATATGAATTAttcataaaagtatattttttagctTGATGTGATATATATGTAGATGTAAAGTAGACATTTTTTATGGGGTGTGTACCACAGAATTTTTGGTCCCTTTTTTCAGTATTCCTTTTGATATATCAATATGTTTACTGCAGAGGGGGTTGGTGTGGGCTGTTTTATAGGAAGTGGTGGGGTTTTTATAcctatattgatatatattgaaattgtcaTACTTTCTCTTTAAATTTAATAGACACTGACAATAGGTTATAAAAGGAAATGCTCAGAGTCCATTTCCTTATAATGTAAACAGATTGCAGCTTAATAAATCCCAGGTGGGTAGAACATTTTGCAGCGCACACACAAATCGAGCCGTTACAGTGTGTGAATATCTGAAATACTTTTCACAAGCTTAAATCCGAAACTTGTGGTAGCCATTTGCATTTCACTTTGGAAAACAAGCCAAATCTGAATCAGTGTCCATCTTGGATTTCCAAAGACTGTGAGAGGACACGGCTACAGAGCCCCTGACGCTGATGCAGGGTTTTGGACTGGACAGTCTGTCTGGTTCAATTCTGCCTGAAGTTCTGAAACCCTGAGAAAACTCAGTTTGATCCAAGAATTGGAGCAATCCTCATCTGTTACCTCATCTGCCctcctgatgtcatcatgccgcCCCTAAGCATCATCACCCCACCCCCAGTCATCTCTCCGCCTCCCCAATGCAGAGGAGAGTGACACTTGGGAAAAATAACCGGTCACCGAGGACACAGAACTGGTCTGACTTTGAGGAATTATTGGTGAGATCAATTAGGTGTGTGATGGATTAGCAGGATAATATATGGAATTAGTGCAAGGAGGTG contains these protein-coding regions:
- the LOC100497193 gene encoding LOW QUALITY PROTEIN: UDP-glucuronosyltransferase 3A1 (The sequence of the model RefSeq protein was modified relative to this genomic sequence to represent the inferred CDS: substituted 1 base at 1 genomic stop codon), with the translated sequence MAAGRKSLTLGLLVQHFVLLQGAKILTVNFFGXSHYLWMDGISRILHNHGNEVTMFRQIADGLLPDYQMQESPYRLVTWSLDENYLKEYGEFFRNSKYNLKGSDEVSSHLGLFTHLSRQCKMIFNQTSILNLLKEEKYDIAVIDSCNPCSFLVSEKLGIPFIATHPFALKNAWHSGIPNLLSIMPAYQSQLTDHMNFFERVKNVFFYIDSAVFDCKIHSLFDDVIEEHFPVGSRPTFVELYKKTALWMYNTDFTIEFPHAFFPNVLYIGGVLAKPAKPVSQELEHFISQSGEHGFILVTFGSMIPSNPLTEFVKEMNEGFAKIPQKVIWRYRITEWPKELQLAPNVKIMNWISQNDLLGHPKARLLVTHAGINSVQEAIYDGVPMVAIPLFYDQFDNAVRIKAKHLGTFISSDQLKAEKLANAIRHVIEDKSYKNSAMHFSLIQRSQTFPKEQQIVRWVEHIVTVGGTNHLIPYSYQQPLYQQYLLDVILFVCVCFIGACYLTVKVLRLFIQRLCSVRKVKQN